A portion of the Streptococcus urinalis 2285-97 genome contains these proteins:
- a CDS encoding UDP-N-acetylmuramoyl-L-alanyl-D-glutamate--L-lysine ligase, producing the protein MITIEKILNILKADQNFREVIDNDYYYFNYKGLVFHDLSYDSREIKENTLFFAKGNHFKASFLEDAIQKGLTCYVSEIDYGVAIPAIIVNDVKHAMSLIAMSFYDNPQEKLKLLAFTGTKGKTTAAYYAYNILSLSHKPAMLSTMNTTLDGKTYFKSALTTPESLDLYKMMAQVVENGRTHLIMEVSSQAYLVGRVYGLTFDVGVFLNISPDHIGPIEHPSFEDYFYHKRLLMENSNAVIINSDMARFNVLKEQVISKEHDFYGSQSDNQIHHSKAFSFEVTGKLAGQYETQLIGYFNQENALAAALATSRLGATLPDIQEGIAKTSVPGRMEVFTQVNGAKAFVDYAHNGDSLEKLITVVEEHQKGNIWLILGAPGNKGESRRADFGHVINNHPQLNIILTADDPNFEDPKDICSEIANSITRPVSIEIDRATAIQQALSLTKNENDAVIIAGKGADAYQIVKGQKSEYPGDHMIAKHFIDLEKSGK; encoded by the coding sequence ATGATTACAATTGAGAAAATATTAAACATATTAAAAGCGGACCAGAATTTTAGAGAAGTCATCGATAATGATTACTATTATTTCAACTACAAAGGACTAGTATTTCATGATTTAAGTTATGATAGTCGAGAAATTAAAGAAAATACTTTATTTTTTGCAAAAGGCAATCATTTTAAAGCTAGTTTTCTTGAAGATGCCATCCAAAAAGGATTAACATGCTATGTCTCTGAAATTGATTATGGAGTAGCAATTCCAGCAATTATTGTTAATGATGTTAAACATGCTATGAGTTTAATTGCTATGTCTTTTTATGACAATCCTCAAGAAAAACTAAAATTATTAGCTTTTACGGGAACCAAAGGTAAAACGACAGCTGCTTATTATGCTTACAACATCTTAAGTTTATCTCATAAACCAGCTATGTTATCAACAATGAATACAACACTAGATGGGAAAACTTATTTTAAATCAGCTTTAACAACACCAGAAAGTCTGGACCTTTATAAAATGATGGCTCAAGTTGTTGAAAATGGTAGGACACATCTTATCATGGAAGTTTCAAGTCAAGCTTACTTAGTTGGTCGAGTTTATGGATTGACTTTTGACGTTGGGGTTTTCTTAAATATAAGTCCCGATCATATTGGTCCCATTGAACATCCAAGCTTTGAAGATTATTTTTATCATAAACGACTTCTAATGGAAAATAGTAATGCCGTTATCATTAATAGTGATATGGCTAGATTTAATGTTCTAAAAGAACAGGTTATCTCTAAAGAACATGATTTTTATGGCAGTCAATCTGACAATCAAATCCATCATTCTAAGGCATTTTCATTTGAAGTTACTGGCAAATTAGCAGGCCAATACGAAACACAATTAATAGGTTATTTTAATCAAGAAAATGCCTTAGCAGCTGCATTAGCAACATCACGATTAGGTGCTACTTTACCTGATATTCAAGAAGGAATTGCAAAGACAAGTGTTCCTGGACGTATGGAAGTATTTACTCAAGTAAATGGCGCAAAAGCCTTTGTTGATTACGCTCACAACGGTGACAGTCTCGAAAAATTAATCACTGTTGTAGAGGAACATCAAAAGGGAAATATATGGCTTATTCTTGGTGCTCCTGGTAATAAAGGGGAAAGTCGACGTGCTGATTTTGGTCACGTGATAAACAATCACCCACAGCTAAATATTATTTTGACAGCTGATGATCCTAATTTTGAAGATCCTAAAGATATTTGTTCAGAAATAGCGAATTCTATTACCAGACCAGTGTCCATTGAAATCGATCGTGCAACAGCTATCCAACAAGCACTCAGTCTCACGAAAAACGAAAATGACGCTGTCATAATTGCAGGAAAAGGCGCTGATGCTTATCAAATTGTAAAAGGTCAAAAATCAGAATATCCTGGTGACCATATGATTGCAAAACATTTTATTGATTTGGAAAAAAGTGGTAAATAA
- a CDS encoding ABC transporter ATP-binding protein, which yields MTEVKAEKISVGYQNEKIIDHLSLTLRSREITTIIGANGCGKSTLLKALTRVHPIMDGQLLIDGKSIKTMSTKEVAKKIALLPQVLEATDGITVYELVSYGRFPHQKYLGNLSSEDKDKIHWAMEVTSVVAFANMQVDELSGGQRQRVWIAMALAQDTDTIFLDEPTTYLDMNHQLEILELLSQLNQTQGKTIVMVLHDLNLSSRYSHNLIAMKNGNIKYQGNAKDVMTPDIIRDIFNIEAQLIDDPIYHKPTLLTYHLL from the coding sequence TTGACAGAAGTAAAGGCAGAAAAAATCAGTGTTGGCTATCAAAATGAAAAAATTATTGATCATTTAAGTCTGACTTTAAGGAGCCGTGAAATCACTACTATTATTGGTGCTAACGGTTGTGGTAAATCAACTTTACTAAAAGCTCTAACAAGAGTTCATCCTATTATGGATGGACAACTTCTCATTGATGGTAAAAGCATCAAGACCATGTCCACCAAAGAAGTTGCTAAAAAAATAGCACTTTTACCTCAAGTTTTGGAAGCTACAGATGGCATTACTGTTTACGAACTTGTTTCTTATGGTCGCTTTCCTCATCAAAAATATTTAGGCAACTTAAGCAGTGAAGATAAAGATAAAATTCATTGGGCAATGGAAGTCACTAGTGTGGTAGCTTTTGCAAATATGCAAGTTGATGAACTTTCTGGTGGGCAAAGACAAAGAGTTTGGATTGCAATGGCTTTAGCCCAGGATACTGACACTATTTTTTTAGATGAGCCAACAACTTACCTTGATATGAATCATCAATTAGAAATTCTTGAATTACTCAGTCAACTCAATCAGACTCAAGGAAAAACAATTGTTATGGTACTTCATGATTTAAACCTATCTTCTCGATATTCCCATAACCTGATTGCCATGAAAAATGGAAATATCAAATATCAAGGAAATGCAAAAGATGTCATGACACCAGATATCATAAGAGATATTTTTAATATCGAAGCACAACTCATTGATGATCCTATCTATCATAAACCAACGTTATTAACGTATCACTTATTATAA
- a CDS encoding iron-hydroxamate ABC transporter substrate-binding protein, translating to MKKKISLLMLILSIFTLAACTSQNKSKENNQKVTISKMPKIDGIAYYGKVPENPKRVVSLASSYTGYLAKLNFNLVGVTSYDKKNPVFNKYIKSSKEVSATDLEAITALKPDLIVVGSEEENVKQLSEIAPVVTVEYRKHDYLQVFKDFGKIFNKENETKKWLTNWNKKTKETATQVKKVTGKDATFTIMGLFEKEIYLFGKDWGRGGEIIHQAFGYKAPQIVQDQVFKKGYLSVSKEVVPEYVGDYVVVAAEDKKTGSALYESDIWKSIPAVKNGHVIKVNANTFYFTDPISLEYELKTLKKAILETK from the coding sequence ATGAAAAAGAAAATTAGCCTACTTATGCTGATTTTATCCATTTTTACATTAGCCGCTTGTACATCACAAAATAAATCTAAAGAGAATAACCAAAAAGTAACTATATCTAAAATGCCTAAGATTGATGGCATAGCATACTATGGCAAGGTTCCGGAAAATCCAAAACGCGTTGTCAGTTTAGCTTCATCTTATACTGGTTATTTAGCTAAACTTAACTTTAACCTTGTTGGTGTCACTTCTTATGATAAAAAGAATCCTGTTTTTAACAAATACATTAAATCATCAAAAGAAGTTTCAGCTACAGACTTAGAAGCAATTACAGCACTAAAACCTGATCTTATTGTAGTTGGTTCTGAAGAAGAAAATGTGAAACAATTATCTGAAATTGCACCAGTTGTCACTGTTGAGTACCGTAAACATGATTACCTTCAAGTGTTTAAAGACTTTGGTAAGATCTTTAACAAAGAAAATGAAACTAAGAAATGGCTTACTAATTGGAATAAAAAAACAAAAGAAACAGCTACACAAGTTAAGAAGGTCACCGGAAAAGACGCTACTTTTACAATAATGGGACTCTTTGAGAAAGAAATTTATCTATTTGGAAAAGATTGGGGTCGTGGTGGTGAAATCATACACCAAGCTTTTGGTTACAAAGCACCACAAATTGTTCAAGACCAGGTCTTTAAAAAGGGTTATCTTTCCGTTTCTAAAGAAGTTGTTCCTGAATATGTTGGTGATTATGTTGTTGTCGCTGCTGAAGATAAAAAAACAGGTTCTGCTTTATACGAAAGTGATATTTGGAAGTCAATTCCAGCAGTCAAAAATGGCCATGTCATAAAAGTAAATGCCAATACCTTTTATTTTACTGACCCTATCTCACTAGAATATGAACTAAAAACACTTAAAAAAGCAATACTTGAAACAAAATAG
- a CDS encoding FecCD family ABC transporter permease produces the protein MTSQHFKKIKTKQIIFSYFVVASLFLLGFYCALRFGAINLSNHDLANTLKQPFQQTKLQDIIIDIRLPRLIAAILVGAALSVAGALIQGVTRNPIADPGLLGINAGAGLALVIAYAFFHHLHYSMILLVSMFGASLTAILIFIIAYQPKHGYNQMRLILTGAMISTLFLAIGQGITIYFTLSRDVIGWQAGGLVSVNWEMLAIISPFILISLIIAQLLAHQLTILSLNETISRSLGQNTLVVTISLLVIVLLLSSAAVAIIGSISFVGLIIPHIAKLCLPKNYRYIIPFSAFLGATFLLWVDLVCRTLNPPYETPINALVSIVGLPFFLWLVQKGDNK, from the coding sequence ATGACTTCACAACATTTTAAAAAGATAAAAACGAAACAAATCATCTTTAGCTATTTTGTTGTTGCTAGTCTTTTTCTGCTTGGTTTCTATTGTGCCTTAAGATTTGGTGCAATTAATTTATCAAATCATGATTTGGCGAACACCTTAAAGCAACCTTTTCAACAAACCAAATTACAAGATATTATTATTGATATCAGACTTCCAAGACTTATAGCTGCTATTTTGGTAGGTGCTGCTCTTTCTGTAGCTGGTGCCCTTATACAAGGTGTTACCAGAAATCCAATAGCTGATCCTGGGCTACTTGGAATCAACGCTGGTGCCGGACTTGCACTAGTCATCGCTTATGCTTTTTTTCATCATCTCCACTATAGTATGATATTGTTAGTATCAATGTTCGGAGCAAGTTTGACAGCCATCTTAATTTTTATTATCGCTTATCAACCAAAACATGGCTATAATCAAATGAGGTTAATTTTGACTGGAGCTATGATTTCCACTCTCTTTTTAGCTATTGGTCAAGGCATTACCATTTATTTCACATTATCAAGAGATGTTATTGGATGGCAAGCAGGTGGATTAGTTTCTGTTAATTGGGAAATGTTAGCCATTATTTCACCTTTTATCCTAATTAGCTTAATTATCGCTCAATTATTGGCTCATCAATTAACCATCTTAAGTCTAAATGAAACAATTTCACGAAGTTTAGGACAAAATACTCTTGTGGTTACCATTTCCTTATTAGTTATTGTCTTATTACTTTCTTCTGCTGCTGTTGCCATTATTGGTTCTATATCATTTGTTGGACTTATTATTCCTCATATTGCAAAACTTTGCTTACCCAAAAATTACCGTTATATTATTCCTTTCTCTGCTTTCTTAGGTGCTACATTTTTGCTTTGGGTAGACCTTGTATGTCGGACATTAAATCCCCCCTATGAGACACCAATAAATGCTCTTGTTAGTATTGTTGGACTTCCATTCTTTTTATGGCTGGTTCAAAAAGGAGATAATAAATGA
- a CDS encoding FecCD family ABC transporter permease, whose amino-acid sequence MIFEKTQKRVLLILIISLVFVFLISLAIGQSSFSIQDLIDVLFGNSNNAMIFIITKIRLPRLLAASIGGASLALSGLLLQTLTKNPLADSGVLGINTGAGMIITLVITFSQIDSPKMIQWLPFLSAVGGCLTILFVYFMSRKKNHGMNPVRLIITGVGVSTLLSGLMVSLIGNVNQYKMDYIVNWLSGRISGDDWQTLIIICPILLIFWLLSFSRSRFLNIMNLNDETALALGLDLQKERLILLILATILSAISVILVGNITFLGLVSGHITRQILGNDHRITIPCSLMIGAMILLIADSLCRVLLVGTDIPTGILVSVIGAPYFIYLLTKMSVKST is encoded by the coding sequence ATGATTTTTGAAAAGACACAAAAAAGAGTCCTCTTGATATTAATCATTAGTTTAGTGTTCGTGTTTTTGATTTCTTTGGCTATTGGTCAATCTTCTTTTTCGATACAAGACCTTATTGACGTTTTGTTTGGAAATAGCAATAATGCCATGATTTTTATCATTACTAAAATTAGATTGCCAAGACTCTTGGCAGCTAGTATTGGTGGCGCTTCATTAGCTTTATCTGGACTACTTTTACAAACCTTGACCAAAAACCCACTGGCTGACTCAGGTGTTTTAGGAATCAATACAGGTGCCGGAATGATCATTACTTTAGTGATAACTTTCTCTCAAATTGATAGCCCCAAAATGATCCAGTGGTTACCTTTTTTATCAGCTGTTGGTGGATGTTTAACAATTTTATTCGTTTATTTTATGTCACGAAAGAAAAATCATGGTATGAACCCTGTTCGATTAATCATTACAGGTGTTGGTGTTTCAACTTTACTTTCAGGCTTGATGGTTTCGCTCATTGGAAATGTGAATCAATACAAAATGGATTACATTGTTAATTGGCTGAGTGGACGGATTAGTGGTGATGACTGGCAAACACTCATCATAATTTGCCCAATTCTTCTTATTTTTTGGTTATTATCATTTAGTCGAAGTCGTTTTTTGAACATTATGAATCTAAATGATGAAACAGCATTAGCTCTCGGATTAGATTTGCAAAAAGAAAGACTCATTCTTCTTATTTTAGCTACTATTCTTTCAGCTATAAGTGTTATATTAGTAGGTAATATTACGTTTTTAGGTCTCGTTAGTGGCCATATTACTAGACAAATTTTGGGAAATGACCATCGTATAACTATCCCTTGTTCTCTCATGATTGGTGCTATGATTTTACTGATTGCTGACAGTCTCTGTCGTGTTTTATTAGTTGGTACGGACATTCCAACCGGCATTCTTGTTTCAGTAATTGGTGCACCTTACTTTATTTACTTACTGACAAAAATGTCAGTAAAATCAACTTAA
- a CDS encoding DUF1803 domain-containing protein produces MLTIINPDRLTGYPFFYDLIVFLEANPNQTLRAIKAHFPEVAKKDHFIDQYIKAGYIERKDKRYQANIPYLKKEEEFSFDRLTFIDDQSSLYNSLKQLYFKTELSNKTNQVILEEKTDFQRESLTLSNYFYRLKHAYHLTEEQKELYQILGDVNPEYALKYMTSFLLKFNRKPKVVQKRTDIFVKAMLVLNYIKQDEDGKYELLLDFDKENLVFKK; encoded by the coding sequence ATGTTAACAATTATCAATCCAGACCGCTTAACAGGTTATCCTTTTTTTTATGATTTAATTGTTTTTTTAGAAGCAAATCCAAATCAAACCTTAAGAGCAATTAAAGCACACTTTCCAGAAGTAGCCAAAAAGGATCACTTTATCGATCAATACATAAAAGCTGGTTATATTGAACGTAAAGATAAACGTTACCAAGCTAACATTCCTTATTTAAAAAAAGAAGAAGAATTTTCATTTGATCGATTAACCTTTATTGATGACCAATCATCGCTATACAATTCGTTAAAGCAACTCTATTTTAAAACGGAGCTAAGTAATAAAACCAATCAGGTTATTCTTGAAGAAAAAACAGATTTTCAAAGAGAATCCTTAACGCTATCTAATTATTTTTATCGACTCAAACATGCTTATCATCTCACCGAAGAACAAAAAGAACTCTACCAAATTCTTGGAGATGTCAATCCTGAATATGCTCTTAAGTATATGACCAGTTTCTTACTCAAATTTAATCGTAAGCCAAAAGTCGTCCAAAAACGGACAGATATTTTTGTCAAAGCAATGCTTGTGTTAAATTATATCAAACAAGATGAAGATGGAAAGTATGAGCTATTATTGGATTTTGATAAAGAAAATCTAGTTTTTAAAAAGTGA
- a CDS encoding manganese-dependent inorganic pyrophosphatase has translation MSKIFVFGHQNPDTDAIASSYAYAYLAKKAYGLDTETVALGTPNEETAFALDYFGVTAPRIVESATAEGVTQVIMTDHNEFQQSISDIRDVEIYGVVDHHRVANFETANPLFMRLEPVGSASSIVYRSFKENGLEVPKDIAGLLLSGLISDTLLLKSPTTHMTDPKVAEELAAIAGVNLEEYGLSLLKAGTNLASKSADELIDIDAKTFELNGSKVRVAQVNTVDIAEVLERQSEIEVAIENAMETEGYSDFVLMITDIVNSNSEILALGTNTAKVEAAFDFVLDNNHAFLPGAVSRKKQVVPQLTESFGA, from the coding sequence ATGTCAAAAATATTCGTCTTCGGACATCAAAATCCAGATACTGATGCCATTGCATCATCATATGCTTATGCATACTTAGCAAAAAAAGCATACGGCTTAGATACTGAAACTGTTGCACTTGGTACACCAAATGAAGAAACAGCATTTGCTTTAGATTATTTTGGAGTAACTGCACCACGCATTGTAGAATCTGCTACTGCCGAAGGTGTGACACAAGTTATTATGACAGATCACAATGAGTTTCAACAATCTATTTCAGATATTCGTGATGTCGAGATTTATGGTGTCGTAGATCATCACCGCGTAGCTAATTTTGAAACTGCCAATCCTTTATTTATGCGTTTAGAACCAGTTGGATCAGCCTCATCTATTGTTTATCGTTCATTTAAAGAAAATGGCCTTGAAGTACCAAAAGACATTGCTGGTTTATTATTATCAGGACTAATTTCTGATACTTTATTATTAAAATCTCCAACAACTCATATGACAGATCCTAAAGTAGCTGAAGAATTAGCAGCAATTGCTGGTGTGAATTTAGAAGAATATGGACTCTCTTTATTGAAAGCAGGAACAAACTTAGCAAGCAAATCAGCTGACGAATTAATTGATATCGATGCTAAAACTTTTGAATTAAATGGTTCAAAGGTTCGTGTTGCTCAAGTCAATACTGTTGATATTGCTGAGGTTTTAGAACGCCAATCAGAGATTGAAGTAGCTATTGAAAATGCTATGGAAACAGAAGGCTATTCTGACTTTGTATTGATGATAACTGATATTGTTAACTCAAACTCTGAAATTCTCGCTTTAGGAACAAATACAGCAAAAGTAGAAGCGGCATTTGATTTTGTACTAGATAACAATCATGCATTCTTACCAGGTGCGGTATCTCGTAAAAAACAAGTTGTTCCACAACTAACTGAAAGTTTTGGAGCCTAA
- the pflA gene encoding pyruvate formate-lyase-activating protein: MTEIDYGQVTGMIHSTESFGSVDGPGIRFIIFMQGCKMRCQYCHNPDTWEMETNNSTVRTVNDVLKEALQYKHFWGKNGGITVSGGEAMLQIDFITALFTEAKKLGIHCTLDTCGFTYRPTEAYHKILDKLLAVTDLVLLDIKEIDPKQHKFVTSQPNRNILSFAKYLSDKKIPVWIRHVLVPGLTDFDDHLEKLGEFVATLENVDKFEILPYHTMGEFKWRELGIPYPLAGVKPPTKDRVENAKKLMKTESYTEYMNRVHG; encoded by the coding sequence ATGACTGAAATTGATTATGGACAAGTAACTGGAATGATTCATTCTACAGAAAGTTTTGGTTCTGTTGATGGCCCAGGGATTCGCTTTATTATTTTCATGCAAGGTTGCAAAATGAGATGTCAATATTGTCATAATCCTGATACTTGGGAAATGGAAACAAATAATTCAACAGTCCGTACAGTTAATGATGTTTTAAAAGAAGCCCTTCAATACAAGCATTTTTGGGGAAAAAATGGGGGTATTACAGTTTCTGGAGGAGAGGCAATGCTTCAAATAGATTTTATAACAGCCCTCTTTACAGAAGCAAAAAAACTAGGGATACACTGTACTCTTGATACTTGTGGCTTTACTTATAGGCCAACTGAAGCCTATCATAAGATTTTAGATAAACTGTTAGCAGTAACGGATTTAGTTTTACTTGATATTAAAGAAATTGATCCTAAACAACATAAATTTGTAACGAGTCAACCAAACCGTAATATTTTATCGTTTGCTAAGTATCTATCTGATAAGAAAATCCCTGTTTGGATTAGACATGTTTTAGTTCCAGGATTGACAGATTTTGATGATCATTTAGAAAAACTAGGTGAATTTGTTGCAACTCTTGAAAATGTTGATAAATTTGAAATTCTTCCTTATCACACAATGGGTGAATTTAAATGGCGTGAATTAGGAATACCGTATCCTTTAGCCGGGGTTAAGCCACCAACAAAAGATCGTGTTGAAAATGCTAAAAAATTAATGAAAACAGAAAGTTACACTGAATATATGAATCGTGTACATGGGTAA
- a CDS encoding hemolysin family protein has translation MEDPGSQSLLIQFLILLILTLFNAFFSASEMALVSLNRSKVEQKAAEGDKKYVRLLSVLNEPNNFLSTIQVGITFIGLLSGASLSASLGKVVANWLGGSETAQTAGSIISLVFLTYISIVLGELYPKRIAMNLKDRLAVVSAPIIIIVGKIVSPFVWLLSASTNLLSRITPMEFDDADEKMTRDEIEYMLTNSEETLDAEEIEMLQGIFSLDELMAREVMVPRTDAFMIDINDDTKENIQEILKQSFSRIPVYDGDKDKIIGLIHTKRLLEAGFQNGFDNIYLRKILQEPLFVPETIFIDDLLRQLRNTQNQMAILLDEYGGVAGLATLEDLLEEIVGEIDDETDKAEHFVHEIDDSTYFVVGTMTLNEFNEYFDTELESDDVDTIAGFYLTGVGAIPSQSQKESFEFDSKEKHLTLINDKVKDGRITKLKLIVSDIEQYIEED, from the coding sequence ATGGAAGACCCCGGGAGTCAGTCCTTATTAATTCAATTTCTTATTCTACTTATTTTAACCCTTTTTAATGCTTTCTTTTCAGCTAGTGAAATGGCTTTGGTATCTCTTAATCGTTCAAAAGTTGAGCAAAAAGCAGCAGAAGGGGATAAAAAGTATGTCCGATTATTAAGTGTTCTTAATGAACCCAATAATTTTTTATCAACAATTCAAGTTGGTATCACATTCATTGGCCTTTTATCAGGGGCAAGTTTATCTGCTTCTCTAGGTAAAGTGGTTGCCAATTGGTTGGGTGGTTCAGAGACTGCTCAAACAGCTGGTAGTATCATTTCACTTGTTTTTTTAACCTATATTTCAATTGTTTTAGGAGAACTCTATCCAAAACGGATCGCCATGAATCTTAAGGATAGACTAGCAGTAGTTTCAGCTCCAATTATCATAATCGTAGGAAAAATAGTCTCACCCTTTGTTTGGTTGTTGTCAGCATCTACCAATTTATTGAGTCGAATCACACCAATGGAATTCGATGATGCCGATGAAAAGATGACTAGAGACGAGATTGAATACATGTTAACAAATAGTGAGGAAACACTTGACGCAGAAGAAATTGAAATGCTTCAAGGTATTTTTTCACTAGATGAATTAATGGCAAGAGAAGTAATGGTTCCTCGTACAGACGCATTTATGATAGATATAAATGATGACACTAAAGAAAATATTCAAGAAATCTTAAAACAAAGTTTTTCGCGAATTCCAGTTTATGATGGTGATAAAGATAAGATTATTGGCCTTATTCATACTAAACGCCTCTTAGAAGCTGGTTTTCAAAATGGTTTTGACAATATTTACCTTAGAAAAATTTTACAAGAACCCTTATTTGTTCCAGAAACCATATTTATTGATGATTTGTTAAGACAATTACGAAATACACAAAACCAAATGGCAATACTTTTGGATGAGTATGGTGGTGTTGCAGGTTTAGCTACATTAGAAGACTTATTAGAAGAGATCGTTGGTGAGATTGATGATGAGACTGATAAAGCTGAACATTTTGTTCATGAAATAGACGATAGTACCTACTTTGTTGTTGGGACAATGACTTTAAACGAGTTTAACGAATATTTTGATACAGAATTAGAAAGCGATGATGTTGATACCATTGCTGGTTTCTATTTGACAGGAGTTGGCGCTATTCCAAGTCAATCTCAAAAAGAATCTTTTGAATTTGACAGTAAAGAAAAGCATTTAACGCTTATCAACGATAAAGTAAAAGATGGTCGTATTACTAAATTAAAACTTATCGTTTCTGATATAGAACAGTATATTGAAGAAGACTAG
- a CDS encoding class I SAM-dependent methyltransferase, which yields MIRPLQLSHDFLSQVIDKESIVVDATMGNGNDTAFLAAISKYVYAFDIQEEAIQKTNTKLLNLGLKNVKLIRDGHENISNYIDRPIKAAIFNLGYLPNADKSIITQSDTTITAISTILELLEIGGRVSVMVYYGHEGGNDEKSAVLEFVSSLDQQQFAVSSYAPLNQKNTPPFLVMIEKLG from the coding sequence GTGATACGTCCTCTTCAATTGTCACATGATTTTTTAAGTCAAGTGATTGATAAAGAAAGCATTGTTGTTGATGCAACGATGGGAAATGGCAATGACACTGCCTTTTTAGCAGCCATTTCAAAATATGTGTATGCTTTTGATATTCAAGAAGAAGCAATCCAAAAAACCAATACAAAATTATTAAATCTTGGCTTAAAAAATGTTAAACTAATACGTGATGGTCATGAGAATATCAGTAATTATATTGATAGACCGATAAAAGCAGCTATTTTTAATTTAGGTTATCTACCAAATGCAGATAAATCAATTATTACACAATCAGATACGACAATTACTGCTATTTCCACTATTTTAGAACTACTTGAGATAGGAGGAAGAGTCTCTGTTATGGTGTATTATGGACATGAAGGTGGAAATGATGAGAAGTCAGCTGTTTTAGAATTTGTGTCTTCTTTAGATCAACAGCAATTTGCTGTTAGTTCTTATGCACCACTCAATCAAAAAAACACACCACCATTTTTGGTAATGATTGAAAAATTAGGATAA
- a CDS encoding TIGR01212 family radical SAM protein (This family includes YhcC from E. coli K-12, an uncharacterized radical SAM protein.), producing the protein MKKRYNALNDYYRELFGEKTFKVPIDAGFDCPNRDGTVAHGGCTFCTVSGSGDAIVAPDAQIREQFYHEIDFMHRKWPEVRKYLVYFQNFTNTHERVDVIRERYEQAINEPGVVGINIGTRPDCLPDETIAYLASLSDRMHVTLELGLQTTFEETSRLINRAHSYELYVQTVKRVRQMAPKIEIVSHLINGLPGETPEMMLENVRRCVTDNDIQGIKLHLLHLMTNTRMQRDYHEGRLQLLSQEEYVSIICDQLEIIPKSIVIHRITGDAPRDMLIGPMWSLNKWEVLNAIDKEMERRDSYQGCRIADSEII; encoded by the coding sequence ATGAAAAAACGGTATAATGCTTTAAATGACTACTACAGAGAATTATTTGGTGAAAAGACTTTTAAAGTACCAATTGATGCTGGGTTCGATTGCCCAAATAGGGACGGAACTGTAGCTCATGGTGGTTGTACGTTTTGTACAGTTTCTGGCTCAGGAGATGCCATTGTTGCACCAGACGCACAAATCAGAGAGCAATTTTATCATGAAATTGATTTTATGCATCGTAAGTGGCCAGAAGTTAGAAAATACCTGGTGTATTTTCAAAATTTCACCAATACTCATGAACGTGTAGATGTGATTAGAGAGAGATATGAGCAAGCTATTAATGAGCCTGGAGTTGTTGGTATTAATATTGGAACAAGACCAGACTGTCTGCCAGATGAGACGATTGCTTATTTAGCAAGTTTAAGTGATCGCATGCACGTAACACTTGAACTTGGGCTACAAACAACTTTTGAAGAAACATCAAGATTAATTAATCGTGCTCACTCCTATGAACTTTACGTTCAAACAGTTAAGCGTGTTCGTCAAATGGCTCCAAAAATCGAAATTGTGTCACATCTCATTAATGGTTTACCTGGGGAAACACCAGAAATGATGTTGGAAAATGTTAGAAGATGTGTAACAGATAATGATATTCAAGGTATCAAATTACATCTTTTGCATTTGATGACAAATACTAGAATGCAGCGTGATTACCATGAAGGTCGATTACAACTACTCAGTCAAGAAGAATATGTTTCAATCATTTGTGATCAACTGGAAATTATCCCAAAATCCATTGTTATTCATAGAATTACTGGTGATGCACCAAGAGATATGCTCATTGGTCCTATGTGGAGTTTAAATAAATGGGAAGTTCTTAACGCCATTGATAAAGAAATGGAAAGAAGAGATAGTTATCAAGGTTGTCGTATAGCAGATAGTGAAATTATTTAA